The DNA window GCTTTTTCAGCCATTTTTGTCTCTTTATACGTTATAACTATTCCCAAGATCTTTCGATTTTGCATGGAAAATAACACCTCAGATTTTAACTAATTCTTCAAACTTCTCCTTAAACTCCCTACCCCTCTTCCCCGGCTCGAACTCCTCAGACTCTTTTTTGTATAGCTCCGACATTATTCTTCTTACCTCGCTGTCAAGTTTGAAGTATTCGACTATACCTTCAAAAATTCTGTTGAGCGGTTGTATGAATTTGTTACCGTCGTAATTCAAGCCGAACTCTCTTTTAACTTGCTCTTCTACTCTCTCGACTATCTCCTTAGTTCCTGTCATGGTTGAAACAACAACAGGCAAACCAGCTCTCATCGCCTCGAGCGTTGCTACCGGATAGGCTGAGCATCTTCCGGCGTGAACGAAAAGGCTTGCCTCTTCGAAAACCTCGGAAAGATCTTCTACGTAGCCCAAAACCTTGACGCCCTCGACCCTTTCATACTCTTTTGGATGCCCTTTTCCGACGATCCAAAGCTCAAGCTCTGGGATTTGCTTTTTCGCTATTCTAAATTGTTCTACCAAAACGTCCATGCCTATGCTGAACCTCGGCTGTCCTACAGACACGATTACGTTCGATTCAAGATTTGGCTTGACTTTACCGAGTTTTTCATAACTGTCTTTTGGAATTGCTGGCCTTACAACTTCGATCGGAACGTCGATTATCTTCTCTGCGTATTCTTTCACAAAGGGAGACACAGCAATGGCGG is part of the Ferroglobus placidus DSM 10642 genome and encodes:
- a CDS encoding glycosyltransferase family 4 protein; this translates as MKVLFVYAGMHPAHEPFVEAVKADVYPAYHKDVNGFVKFVEGLKMAREYPDYDVYILEGGMPMFPMYLRKKLFRKNGFVVGLLADETFINLVERQPHYSTAETLIHRISAKVLDAAIAVSPFVKEYAEKIIDVPIEVVRPAIPKDSYEKLGKVKPNLESNVIVSVGQPRFSIGMDVLVEQFRIAKKQIPELELWIVGKGHPKEYERVEGVKVLGYVEDLSEVFEEASLFVHAGRCSAYPVATLEAMRAGLPVVVSTMTGTKEIVERVEEQVKREFGLNYDGNKFIQPLNRIFEGIVEYFKLDSEVRRIMSELYKKESEEFEPGKRGREFKEKFEELVKI